A stretch of Coccidioides posadasii str. Silveira chromosome 2, complete sequence DNA encodes these proteins:
- a CDS encoding uncharacterized protein (antiSMASH:Cluster_2.1~EggNog:ENOG410PIXC~COG:S~BUSCO:2494at33183) — translation MSPGGSTATAAPPPALKSRRSAKQGDGLAPAPRKRRRRAVGSGAADDCFTCADRQVSCDRRRPYCTQCLDLGRRCSGYKTTLTWGVGVASRGKLRGLSLPISGSQKVTVPVSQTATRKQTPRSVPHAKDRNDVTGLAQARDEFSGFISSSVPLTPTSSLSSPASWVSTVAAPDVPITSHTSQSPVNIASFQQSSYTPSENHTEYTPSQSVYSNTGPGTTSIASFDNDQFHPTAWTHLATSHPHVSPPSPPVSDQPVPLHANISRKRPNLLIPTGSTHVNPGDNYESVSSQSYLIHQPFWNQMVGQTPRMRYLIGYYMEVIAPVIVAFDTPTSPFRLYMIELAKTSDTLQHAIATLSLSNLRQRRKNWGLSTGKTLPSRRSCQAHCRLTDRSMTEGFGLLSPDEQMKEETLHKAIVINSVNAQLADPIARRSDALLATLLVLSIFHMCDTGFASFKSQFAGVRKLFALRKNSRNSNFEATKWFMRMFTWFDTMTAAVNDRDSQLSAEFLDLVTQTGDEWALENLAGCESRLFRMVAQLSRLNQLSQMKPVEPNEFVEKPVATVIPPPSMLHYPTFSSPIYSREGFVPFPSDMPFNAYQVSDPRTEFWQEWRAMRQRLESWRMDPASTTAPSPTTPAHTPTSSAHFPSSSGFTSATPPATSTLAHVPQANLPDVSNISESFRYAGLLYLERLANPNIPSTHARIQNLVYGALHYITAVQSDVFLLWPLFITGAECVFEADRQIIRQRCCDIQKDSGFVNNLSCLQLLEKIWASDSKQGSSEPFPDVTNSPSDLRTATKAEHPGSSAGPMGPPCAIRELVGGEGFKWRRIIDSEKMTQEYIVV, via the exons ATGTCCCCAGGAGGCTCGACCGCCACTGCAGCTCCTCCTCCAGCCCTAAAGAGCCGAAGGTCAGCAAAGCAAGGTGACGGATTGGCTCCCGCACCCCGGAAACGACGTAGACGAGCTGTAGGGAGCGGTGCTGCTGATGATTGTTTTACCTGTGCGGACCGCCAAGTCAGCTGTGACCGACGACGACCATATTGCACTCAGTGTTTGGATCTGGGGAGGCGGTGTTCGGGATACAAGACAACGTTGACATGGGGTGTAGGTGTTGCGAGTCGTGGGAAGCTTAGGGGTTTGTCGTTGCCGATATCCGGCTCTCAGAAAGTTACCGTACCCGTGTCCCAAACTGCAACAAGGAAACAAACACCGAGAAGTGTTCCGCACGCGAAAGATAGAAATGACGTGACAGGCCTTGCACAGGCTCGAGATGAGTTCAGCGGATTCATATCCTCGTCCGTTCCATTGACTCCAACAAGTTCGCTTTCAAGTCCAGCGAGCTGGGTATCGACGGTCGCGGCGCCAGACGTCCCCATCACATCGCATACGAGCCAATCACCTGTTAATATAGCTTCTTTTCAACAGTCTTCATATACCCCTTCTGAGAACCATACAGAATATACTCCCAGCCAATCTGTGTATTCCAACACTGGGCCGGGGACTACATCTATCGCATCTTTTGACAATGACCAGTTCCATCCGACTGCCTGGACGCACCTGGCGACTTCGCATCCGCATGTGTCACCTCCATCTCCGCCTGTGTCTGACCAGCCTGTGCCCTTGCATGCAAATATTTCGAGAAAACGT CCCAACCTCCTCATCCCCACCGGAAGCACACACGTCAACCCCGGTGATAACTATGAATCGGTGTCCTCGCAAAGCTATCTTATCCATCAGCCATTCTGGAACCAAATGGTTGGTCAGACCCCACGAATGCGGTATCTCATCGGCTATTACATGGAAGTGATCGCTCCTGTGATCGTGGCATTCGATACCCCAACAAGCCCGTTCCGGCTATACATGATAGAATTAGCTAAAACTAGCGACACCTTACAGCATGCGATTGCTACTCTGTCGCTCAGTAATTTAAggcagagaaggaaaaactGGGGACTGTCCACAGGCAAAACCTTGCCTTCTCGCAGGTCATGCCAGGCACACTGTCGATTGACAGACAGGTCGATGACCGAAGGCTTTGGGCTTCTTAGCCCAGATGAACAGATGAAAGAGGAAACGCTCCATAAGGCAATTGTGATCAATTCAGTGAATGCTCAGTTGGCTGACCCTATCGCCAGACGTTCCGATGCCTTGCTGGCGACGTTGCTGGTACTCAGCATATTTCACATGTGCGACACCGGATTTGCATCTTTCAAAAGCCAATTTGCGGGTGTGAGAAAGCTCTTTGCTCTTCGCAAAAATAGCAGAAATTCCAACTTCGAGGCAACAAAGTGGTTCATGAGAATGTTCACTTGGTTTGACACGATGACCGCCGCCGTCAATGATCGGGACAGCCAGCTGAGTGCCGAGTTTCTTGACCTTGTAACCCAAACAGGCGATGAATGGGCGCTGGAAAACCTAGCGGGCTGCGAGTCGCGATTATTTCGGATGGTTGCCCAGCTCAGTCGGCTGAACCAACTCAGTCAAATGAAACCAGTTGAGCCGAACGAATTTGTGGAGAAACCGGTTGCAACAGTTATTCCTCCTCCCTCTATGCTTCACTATCCCACTTTCTCATCCCCTATTTATTCGCGTGAAGGGTTTGTTCCTTTCCCCAGCGACATGCCGTTCAATGCGTATCAAGTTTCTGATCCACGTACTGAATTCTGGCAAGAATGGCGTGCAATGCGGCAAAGGTTGGAGTCGTGGCGGATGGATCCCGCGTCTACAACGGCACCAAGCCCTACTACACCTGCGCACACACCTACTTCTTCTGCTCATTTCCCATCCTCTTCCGGCTTTACTTCCGCTACACCTCCTGCGACGTCAACTCTCGCCCATGTACCCCAGGCAAATCTCCCCGATGTTTCCAATATATCTGAATCTTTCCGATATGCAGGTCTTTTGTATCTCGAGCGTCTTGCGAATCCAAATATCCCTTCTACTCACGCACGAATTCAGAACTTAGTGTATGGCGCTTTGCATTATATCACCGCTGTTCAGTCGGACGTATTTCTCCTCTGGCCTCTATTCATTACAGGGGCAGAATGCGTTTTCGAAGCGGATAGGCAGATCATTCGTCAGAGGTGTTGTGATATACAGAAGGATTCAGGGTTTGTGAATAATCTCTCTTGTTTGCAACTCCTCGAGAAGATCTGGGCGAGCGACTCTAAACAAGGTTCTTCCGAACCATTCCCAGACGTCACTAACAGCCCCTCCGACTTGCGGACAGCTACAAAGGCGGAGCATCCGGGGAGTTCTGCGGGTCCAATGGGCCCACCGTGTGCGATCCGAGAACTTGTTGGTGGAGAAGGCTTCAAGTGGAGACGGATTATTGATTCGGAGAAAATGACTCAGGAGTACATTGTTGTTTGA